From the Anaeromyxobacter dehalogenans 2CP-1 genome, the window CGCGGCTCACAGCTTGTAGCCGAACCGCCGCAGCAGCGCCTTCCGCTCGGCCACGTCGGCCTCGGCCTCGACCCCGAGCGGCGACCCGCCGTCCACCACGCCCACGATGCCGCGCCCGGTCGCGGTCTGCGCCACCAGCACCTCCACGTCGTTCGCGGTGGCGCAGAACACGCCGCACACCTCCGGCACCGCCTTCAGCGCGTTCAGGACGCTCACCGGGAAGCCTTCCCGCAGCAGCACCACGAACGCGTGCCCGGCGCCGATCGCCTGCGCGTTGCGGACCGCGAGGTCCACCAGGTCCGGCGCGTTCCCGGACCGCCGCACCAGCCGCGGCCCGGACGCCTCGCAGAACGCGATCCCGAAGCGCAGCGCGGGCGCGCTCTGCGCCAGCGCCTCGTGCAGGTCCTCGATCGTCTTGATGAAGTGGGCCTGGCCCACCACCACGTTCACGTCCTCCGGCTTCTCGATGCGGACCGCGGCGAGCTCCATGGCGTCCTCCTTCCGGCGCGCCCCCAGCATGCGCACGCGCCGGCGCAGGCCGCGGCCACGGGCCGCGCGCACTTGGGTTGCGCCCGCCTGCGCACGCGGACGGGGGAGCGAGCGCGCGCCCGGCCGCCCGCCGCGCCGCCGCGGTCGGCTCCCCGAAGGGCCCGGCCTGGCGCGGCGACCCCCGGGTACGATCCGGATGACCACGCAGGAGGTGATCATGGAGACTCCGCTGCAGCTGGCGTGGATTCACGTGGAGCCCTCGGAGCCGCTGGCCGAGCGCGTGCGCGAGGCGGTGCGGCGGCTCGAGCGATTCCACGGGCGCATCACCGGGTGCACGGTCGCGCTGGAGGCGCCCAGCCGTCATCACCGCAACACCGGCGCCCAGTACCGGGTCCGCATCGAGGTGAGGTTCCCGGGGGGCCGCGCGGTGGTGGGCCGCGCGCCGCCCAGGAGCCGCGACCGCGCCGACCTGTACACGGCCGTGAACGCCGCGTTCCGCGACGTGCGGCGCCAGCTCGAGGACCGGCAGCGCCGCATGGACGGCCGCGTGAAGGCGCACGAGTCGCCGCCGCGCGGGGTGGTCGCGCGGATCTTCCACGGCGAAGGCTTCGGCTTCCTGCGGACGCCGGACGACCGCGAGATCTACTTCGACGCCCGGAGCGTGCTGCGCGGAGGCTTCGGCCGCCTGGAGATCGGCAGCCCGGTGCGCTTCGTGGAGGAGCCCGGCGAGGAGGGGCCGCAGGCGAGCACGGTCGCGCTCCTGCGCCGGCGCGCGCCCGGGCCCGCGGCGCCGACGCAGCCCTGAGCGGCGGGCACGGCCGTCGCCGCCCGTGAACAGCACCGGGCCGGCCCGCGCGTGGCGAGCCGGCCCGGCGACGGCGGTCGTGCAGCGAGGAGCTACTTCGACGCCGTCTTCGGCTGATCCTTCACGACCTCGAGGTCGAGCGTGATGGTGACCTGGTCGCCCACGGCGGGGCCGGCCTCGACCATCTTGTTCCACACCAGCCCGAAGTCCTTGCGGTCCACCTTGGTGGTGGCGGCGTAGCCGCGGCGCGTCTCGCCGCCCATGCCCTTCACCTCCGGCGAGGCGGTCACGTCGAGCGTCACCGGGCGGGTCACGCCGTGCATGGTGAGGTCGCCGGTGACCTTCAGGCCGTCCTTGCCGGCCTTCGAGACCTTGGTGGACTTGAACGTGATGGTCGGGTACTTCGCGACGTCGAAGAAGTCGGGCGACTTGAGGTGCGTGTCGCGATCCGGGACCTGCGTGTCGATGCTGTTCACGTCGATGGTGGCCTCGACCGTGGACTTCGCCAGGTTCGCCTCGTCCAGCACCAGCTTGCCGGAGAGCGTGGTGAACGTGCCGCGCACGGTGGAGATGACGAGGTGCTTCACGGCGAAGCCGGCGTTCGAGTGGGACGCGTCGAGCGTCCAGGTGCTGGGCGCCGCGAAGGCGAGCGCCGGGGCCAGGGCGAGGGCGAGGGCCGCGGGGAGGAGCTTCTTCATGGGAGGCGATTCCTTTCGGTCGTTGGTGGGCGGGGGCGTCGCCGCCCGTCCGGACGCCCCGTGATCTGGCATCGTTCCTCGCATCGCGCAGCAAGCCGTTTCGCACCTCTCTGTTGCGCCGCTGGAACGATGCCCCGGCGCCGCCCCGGCTCGCGCGCCGCTTGAAATCGCGCGCCTCGAACGGCAAGAACGCGGGCATGCCCCTCCCGCCGAGCGCCGCCCCCGACCCCATCGCCCGCTTCCGCGACGCGCTCGCCCGCGCCGCGGCCGCCTCGCCGCACGACGCGACCGCCGCCGCGCTCGCCACCGCGGACGCGCACGGTGCACCGTCGGTGCGGATGGTGCTGGTGAAGTCCGCCGACGCCCGCGGCTTCGCGTTCTTCACGAACCGGGAGAGCCGCAAGGCGCGCGACCTCGCCGCGAACCCGCGCGCCGCGCTCTGCTTCCACTGGCCGGCGCTGGAGGAGCAGGTGCGGGTCGAGGGCGCGGTGACGCCGCTCCCCGACGCCGAGGCGGACGCCTACTTCCGCTCCCGCCCGCGCGAGAGCCGCCTGGGCGCCTGGGCCTCGCGGCAGAGCGCGCCCCTCGGCGACCGGGCCGAGCTGGAGGCGGCGGTCCGCGCCGTGGAGGCGCGCTTCCCGGGCGACGACCTCCCGCGCCCGCCGTTCTGGGGCGGCTACCTCGTGGCGCCCGAGCGGATCGAGTTCTGGCGCTCCGGGCCGGGCCGGCTGCACCACCGCACGGTCTACGTGCGGCGCGGCGACGGCTGGGAGGTGGGCGCGCTGCAGCCCTGACGCGCCCTACCCGCCGGCGCAGGCGCAGCTGCCGCGCGAGGCGCCGGGCTCGACGTGGCAGGCCCAGTCGCCCTCCTTGCCGCCCAGCGCCTGCGCGCACTCTCCGGCGTTCGCGCAGCCGCCCGCGGGCACCGTGCCGAGGTACTCCGCCGCGTAGGTCTCGCCCGGGTTCGCCACGCAGGCCGCCGACGGGTCGATGGCGATGCACTGCGACGTGCCGGCCGGCAGGCACGCCGGCGTCGTGCTCGGATCGTCGCAGGGGACGAAGCACCAGTCGGTGCCGTACGCGCAGGTCCGGCGGGTGGTGCCCGACGCGTCGGCGATGCGGAGGTTGGTCACCGCTCGCGCCGCGGGCACCGTGGGGAGGCGCAGGCCGTCGAGCGGGCGCGCCAGGTCCGCGATCGCCGAGAGGACCGGGCCGAAGGTGCTCGGCGGATACGCGTCGCACACCGTGCCCTCGACCACGGCGATGCCCCGCGCGCGGAGCTGGTCGCCGAGCTGCAGGAAGCGCTCACCGGCGGCGAACGCGCCGCCGCAGGCGGGCGCGGCGGGGTGGCACGTGAGCGGCGGCTGCACCGGGCACGAGGCGATGCCGCTGCACGAGTCGGCGGCCGCGTAGGAGCCGTCGGCGCAGCGCACGCTCGAGACGATGAACGCCGCGCCCAGGTCGGCGGGGCCGTCGGCCCGGACCAGGGACGCGAAGAACGCGGCGTAGTCGGAGACCGGGATCTCGCGCTGCGCGCCGGCGGGCTGGTGCTTGTCGAGGACGCAGGCGTCGGCGCCGGGGGTCGACGTCGCCATGGGCACCGGCGTGGCGGACGGGCTGGAGCAGTCGTCCTCGTCGCCCACCCACACCACCACCAGCTTCGCGCCCGGCCGCGGGAACGTGCCCGGCGCGACGCCGGGGAGCTGTCCCGCGAGCGCCTTCTGCAGCGCGAGCCGTCCCGCCTCGAGCCCCTGCTCCTGGCCCGAGCCGCAGCTCCCGACCTTGATGTTCTGCGCGAACTGCTGGACGAGCTGCGTCAGCCGCCCGTCCTGGGAGGCGGTGCCCCACGAGGCCCAGTCGAGATCCTTCGAGAAGTCGAGGATGCGCGGGTTGCCCGGCGCGGAGACGAGCGCGCCTCCGGGGTACGGCGCGCCGGCGACCGCGTAGCCCGGCGTGCAGAACGACGACGACGGGAACGGGTTCGAGTAGGTGGTCTGCAGCGTGGTGCAGGCGTCGCCGGGGGCGCAGCCGGCCCCGGCGGCGGTGCAGTCGCTGGGGGCGCAGCACTGCTGCTTGGAGCCGGTCACGCGGAGCCCGTCCGCGTCGAGCACCGGGGTCCTCACGCACACCTGCCCGGTGCCGCAGCCCGCGGCAACACCGGGCGTGCACGACGCGACGTCGGTGCACGCCGAGATCCGGCAGCACTGGTTGCCGCCGCTCCCCGCCACGCACGACCGGCCGTTCGGACCCGCCCAGAACACCGAGGTGGTGGTCACCGCGATGCGGAAGTCCACCGGGTCGAGGCCGCGGGCCGCGCGCGCGGTGTTGGCCTGGACCATCCGCGTGATGAAGTCCTTGAAGCTGGCGGCGAGCCCGTCCTGCTTCGGGTCCATGGATGGGGAGTCGTCCACCACGAACAGGACGTCCGCGCTCGAGACCTTGGAGAGCTGCACCCGCACGCTGCCGGGCTGCAGCAGGCAGTGGCCGACCGGGCTGAAGTTGTAGTCGTTGCACCCCGCGGCGGCGGAGGCGACCAGCGCGAGCAGCATCCCGCGTCGAACCATGCCCGACGAGATGAAGCTCGCTCGCCCGAGCGGCAACGGCCCGGAAGCCCGCCCCGCCGGAGGGATGCCGCGCACGGCCCGCGCGCACGCGCGCCGCGCGGGCGCTCGCCCGCAAGCCCGCTAGAGCTGGACGCGTGCACCCGCGGTGAAGCTGAAGACGTCCGCGGGCCCGATGGTCCGCGGGTTCGCGGCCCAGACCCGGAGCATGTGCCCGAGCGCCACGCCCTCGACGTAGAGCGACACCGGCGCGTCCAGGTAGCGCTTCGGCACGGTGAGGCTGGTGCCGAGCGTCAGGCCGGGGTGCAGCGCCGTCGGGACCGGGTAGTAGCCGCTCGGGTACCGGCTGGGCTGCACGATGAAGTAGTCGCCGCCGAGCAGGTACGTCACCTGCAGCCCGACCGTGAACGGGCGCGCCTTCCAGCCCTGCCCGAGGCGGAAGATCCAGGGGGACCAGGTGACCTTGGCCGAGAGCTGGTAGATGTCGGTGCCGCCCACCGACTCCGGCACCCAG encodes:
- a CDS encoding HPF/RaiA family ribosome-associated protein, giving the protein METPLQLAWIHVEPSEPLAERVREAVRRLERFHGRITGCTVALEAPSRHHRNTGAQYRVRIEVRFPGGRAVVGRAPPRSRDRADLYTAVNAAFRDVRRQLEDRQRRMDGRVKAHESPPRGVVARIFHGEGFGFLRTPDDREIYFDARSVLRGGFGRLEIGSPVRFVEEPGEEGPQASTVALLRRRAPGPAAPTQP
- a CDS encoding YceI family protein translates to MKKLLPAALALALAPALAFAAPSTWTLDASHSNAGFAVKHLVISTVRGTFTTLSGKLVLDEANLAKSTVEATIDVNSIDTQVPDRDTHLKSPDFFDVAKYPTITFKSTKVSKAGKDGLKVTGDLTMHGVTRPVTLDVTASPEVKGMGGETRRGYAATTKVDRKDFGLVWNKMVEAGPAVGDQVTITLDLEVVKDQPKTASK
- a CDS encoding adenosine-specific kinase, producing the protein MELAAVRIEKPEDVNVVVGQAHFIKTIEDLHEALAQSAPALRFGIAFCEASGPRLVRRSGNAPDLVDLAVRNAQAIGAGHAFVVLLREGFPVSVLNALKAVPEVCGVFCATANDVEVLVAQTATGRGIVGVVDGGSPLGVEAEADVAERKALLRRFGYKL
- the pdxH gene encoding pyridoxamine 5'-phosphate oxidase codes for the protein MPLPPSAAPDPIARFRDALARAAAASPHDATAAALATADAHGAPSVRMVLVKSADARGFAFFTNRESRKARDLAANPRAALCFHWPALEEQVRVEGAVTPLPDAEADAYFRSRPRESRLGAWASRQSAPLGDRAELEAAVRAVEARFPGDDLPRPPFWGGYLVAPERIEFWRSGPGRLHHRTVYVRRGDGWEVGALQP